The DNA sequence TTTAACAAATCTGCCttttatgaatcaaattaaatgaatgtttgtgtttaccaCTAAAGAATTAGATTCTGTCCGGAACTCTGGTCCGTCAGGGTGGATTATTTGATTGGCCAGTGACCCCAgttgcagcacacacacacacacacacacacacacacacacacgcacgcacacacacacacacacacacacacacacacacacacacacacacacacacacacacacacacacacacacacacacacatagttttTCTCATGCACACCAAGAGTGATGGGTACGCAGAGAGGGAAGGTGTTATGGGGAGTTCTGCCTGACTGACTTTACACAcaacctttttgttttacatgcatATTAATATCATAATGCTTCCTTTCCGTCCCTGTTGCTTTACCTCCTCCAGGTCAGTTGGAGTCCTGACAGCTCCCAACTGATCTCAGCCTCAGGGGACAAGACGGTAAAGCTCTGGGATGTCGGTGCAGGCACGGCTGTCACCACCTTCAACATGGGCTCTGATGTGTTAGACCAGCAGCTGGGCTGCCTGTGGCAGAAAGACCACCTCCTCAGCATCTCCCTGTCAGGAAACATCAACTACCTGGACAAGAACAACCCTGACCGACCCATACGCACCGTCAAGGTCAGATTCTGACACTTTTTGGGGACGCTAACTTTGGATATTATCAGTAGAGTTTCTTGATACAAACTTTAAAACCCGTAAGGTGACGTTAATGGAAAAACAGTAGCTTTAAATCTTTTGATTTGCTTGGAACACTTTGGAAGTGATTTGTGAAAGGAAAATCAGCACTAGCTCCAAATGGACAACAGGTTCAGTAACCTGTTGTCCATGTGTGCCCACATGCGCAAATACATACTTTGATTTGCGAATTTATAGTAGGTTACTATATTTGATACAATTCAGTGTTCATATACttaaaaactaaattatatcattttcaaatgtgcatACACTTTTATATCAGGTTATCACCAAAACGTCCAAAATGACCATGTCACTGGTCCATCGTGGTCGTGTGCTGGCCTCATATGTCTAAACATGCACTTGTTCATCCCACAGGGACACAGCAAATCCATCCAGTGTCTGACCGTTCACAAACATGATGGGCGGTCGTACATCTACTCAGGGAGTCATGATGGACACATCAATATCCTTTCAGTGATAAAGTGGTGCCAATAATGACTGTAATCATAGGCGCCGTGATTAAGAGTCTTACTGTTATTAGCAGGCTAAAGCTAACTGATGGTAGTCAGGTTTtttgcgcgcgcgcacacacacacacacacacacacacacacacacacacacacacacacacacacacacacacacacacacacacacacacacacacacacacacacacacacacacacacacacacacacacacacacactgtctgcatCCTTTACAGCTTAACAGTGAACTTTATCTTTAAAGCACCCTTCATGTGAGAGCTATAGATCTATACACATAATGCATCATAAATGATGGTCTGGATGCAGAGATTGTGTGATAGACTCTATAGATCATTAATGGAGATTATTGAAAGCAGAGGCATAGTTTCCTGAGTTGATATGATGCATGCACTGTCAAGTTCTGTACACGCTGGGTTGATGAGAGAAGATGTCTCAGAGCCACATCACACAGCAATGTTATAAGATACTTTAACAGGCTTAATgcttaaaatatatgtatatttcaccaaacccccaaaatgtgtgtaaatctgcatacatttttttttaaatgttgttaaaGCAGCAGTGTTAAGATAGATTCTGAAAATATCTGTTGTCTTACAGCTGCTCTTGAGGCAATTAAATCTCTGTAGCCACGTGAAAGCAGCAGGACACATGCACATGTTTATCTGCAGCACAATTCAGGTCTACTCTCTTACGGTATTTTACTCATCAGATTTAGCTATATGTTAACATTAGATCGATGCAAAGCATATGAACGACtttatcaaaatatttcataaatatcGCAGGCGAACACACTCGCATTGACACCTACATTCACTGCAGATTGCTTTCATCTCTCCGAGTTGTAAGTAACACCGAGTTGAAGCCCAATACTCGTCTATAACGATGATTTACCAGCAACATTAAATCACCAAATCTAGAACCACGTTTGACCTTAACATTGACCTCACATTACTGGGATGCAGAAACTGGTGAGAACGACTGTTTCTCCGGAAAAGGCCACAGCAACCTGGTGAGCAAGATGGTGCCCAACGAAGCCGACGAGCTGGTGACGTGCAGCATGGATGATACGCTGCGCTACACCAGCATCAACAAGAAGGAGTACAGGTGGGCTTTGTCTTATGTTACAGTGGTGGTACAGATAAGCAACATTAATATGAACTTAGTGGGGATTATAATGGTTTTGTCTGGTAATGGAAGTCAGTATTGCCTTTCAGTTCGCTTCTCGATGTTGCTAAATGCTTCATTGTCATGTAAATAACCTACGCTGGTGCTTTTCAGTGCCTCTGATGTGGTGAAGATGGATTTCCAGCCCAGAAGTGTGTCAGTAGCCTCAGGAGGACTGTCACTGGCCGTGTGCATCGGGCAGGTAATGTCTTTACTACTAGCTGTAACCAGTTGCGTTCAGCGTTTTCACTCGGACGTCTTTTAGCATTTGTAAAGTTTTACAACAGCCCCaagataaaaaaatttttttcaaacttagGTCTGAGcagtgattgtctttttttgggatGACGTCatgcctcctcttcctttccctAGATTGTCTTGCTGAAGGATAAGAAGAAAGTTTTCACATTAGATAATCTCGACTACGAAGCAGAGGTGGGAGTTATCCACCCTGGTGGCACCACTGCTGCAGTGGGGGGAAAGGTGAGTCGAACACACAGTACATTGCATTGTCAAAAATGAGCTACGTTTCTTTAGCCGTCTCAGAAAATGCCTTTTgagtttggagggaaaaaataccATCAGCAAGTCTTGGTGTGTAATAATGATCTTTTAATATAAGTAACCGATCAGGAAAGTGCAGGGAGGAGTagatctcatcatcatcacatatttgagaatcattttttctttctccccagGATGGAACAATCCGCCTGTACTCCATTCAGGGCAACACTCTGAAGGACGAGAGCAAAACAATCAAGGTCTCAGGGCAGATCATGGACATGGCCTACTCTAATGACGGAGCTCATCTGGCCGTCATTGATGAGAAGAAAGTCGCCACAGCCTTTAGTGTGGCAGACGACTACtcggtaaacacacacagtataaacTGAACTAATTATTTAGGATCCAATATCCTGAAGTGCAGTAAAAACCTGATtcatgtcgtcgtcgtccccgcCCTCCAGGTCAAAAATGAGTTTTACGGACACCATGCCAAACCAGTGACTTTGGCCTGGTCACCTGACAATGAGCACTTTGCAACTGGCGGGATGGACATGATGGTGTATGTCTGGACGGTTGCAGATGCAGACAAGAGAATCAAAATCCCAGGTAAGATATACAAGTGCACCTGTACGTTCACTCCTTCTGTTAGAACTACAAAAATTCATTCTGCAGCTGAGGGAAGTAAAACATTTCGAATTCCTTTTAACTACAGAAAACGCACAATTGAACAGCTGCTTTGACAGAAGAGTCTTTTACTGAcgaaacaaacagacactgttTTTATAACGGAAGTTATGTTCGGTGTTCTGATTTCATGCTGTGCATTCAGTGAGTTGTTCCAGCGACAAGTGCATTGCTTCTCCCTTGACTGTGGCACAATAAAGGCCGCCACATTTCGCCAGtttaatgtgaagcagcagcagtaaatctTCCATTTGCTTCAGCAGTCAGTTTTACGACTGTAGGGGAGAGTGAGCTGTACACTGTGCGCTATAaccagagaaataaaaaaataaatatacagtatacattgTTTACTGGTGCATGTGGAGGCATTTAAAACCGGTGTGGCATTATAGAGGCACTTAGAGAATATTCATTCTCCAAGTGCCTCTATAATATAGTAATGTTTGTTTAGAGAGAAAAgtgacttgtgtttgtgttagacatttttttgtaatgggTTGTTTAATGCTGTGACGTCTGCAGACACTCATCGGCTGCACCACGTGAGCGGCCTGGCTTGGATAGATGAGAACACCCTAGTGACCTCCTCCCACGATGCCAGCGTCAAGCAGTGGACTATTATATACTGAactgcaggcagacacacatccacatcTCCCGAGACAAGGACTACTGTAGAAtcctaattctttttttcttccttttttttctttttttactgtattttcactATCTAAACGCTGTTCTATGCTTTCTGTTAACATCTGAATTGTAAATGCTTATGGATTGGGAAAGGCTCCCAAAACAGTTATCCTAGATGAGACTTACTCCGGGATGAAATGTACAATGTAACCACGAGTGCTTTTACATCTCTTTGAGTTTCATGGACCCAGAACAAACATTTGTAAGCTCAACATTCCATAGGTAATAGCCTTCACTCAGTTTAAACTAAAATTCTTGTCTGTAGTTGGGCTCAATGTATCCCTAAACGGTGAACCAaatttttgttttcgttttttatCGGAAAAAAACggtgttttgaaagaaatgaaacctTTTGGTTACATTCCTAAAATTAGAAGTAACTGGTCATCACTGCAGTTGCctatgtcatattttattttcaaggttttaaaGGGGGTGGgtgttgttgatttgtttgctCTGTCTTaggtttctttttctgatttatAACTCTTCCTGTCGGAGTGGGGAGCAATAAGTGGGACTGAAAGAACAAAGTATGTATACAATCAAGATGTTGTGTGTTCAGTTGACGGTcctgtgttgttgctgtgttgtaTGGGCCCACTATCCTTGTCtcacttgtttgtctttttttccatatctttATGCATCTGCTTCCAAAGTGGAATTGattcattcataataatattaacaacacTTTTTATGCATTTTTGGTTTCATGCATATTTGCACTTACTTTAATTCATCGAAAAAGAAAGATCAAGGTGTTCAGGAACAAGCTGAACTCTGGGCGTTGACCTGTAGGGCTCCCTCTAGTGGGGTGCAAAGACGgagaagcaaatgaaaaagcCTCAGTAACGGGCGTCTCTTCCAGGATTTCCTGGTAACTCGGTGAGTAAATTGGACATTATACAATTGTAATTTATCCCTGGATTCAACCATAGACATTGTCACTTCAGTGGCTCCAACTTATCTTGTCTTCTTTTATTCTAAACTGTTGAATAAAGcaaaaatgagaagaagaaaatgatctTTAAAAAGGTGGCTCTCTCAAAAGTACTAAGAGTCTGGTGCCGAACTATTGGCCCAGGTTTTTTGAATGCTGTAAGAAACATTGATATGATTTACCTGCAGTGATATGATCACACCTGTtcaagggaaataaaaaaaaataactcacatTGATCGTTCTGGTCAGATAAAAACTTTTGGGTATTTTGCTATGAAAGTGCAATATACTAAACCTacaattgtattgtatttaacACTTTTGCAATCACATTTGAAGTGTTTATTGTAGCCGTTGTtaacaacagtttgttttcaacTGACCATTGTTCATGTACCTGAGGAGTGAAATGACTGACATAACAGTGGCTTCACCTGGTTCCACCTAAGATATTAATTtccaattacatttttattcataattgtATTTCCTTCACCAACAGTAGTGTCCTTACTGCAAGACGAGGTACTGAAGAAtctcacatgtactgtacatatttttctCCAAATGTGGCAAATTTGGCTAAAATTAAAATTCTCCATCATGCACAACTAAACAACTAGAACTGCACTGGAAATTCTACACCCTCGCTGCTTTTAATTTGAtatgcattttcatttgttaatgTTCAGTATCAAAAGTTGCAACGTTAAAGCACCTGAATTTCATTGATTAGCAAAGCAATGACTTACCTCTGGAGAATGTCCAcatcattttgtgacattttgactACAGGCTCTAGTGGTGAAGATGAGATGTATTTAGTATTTGTGCTGCGCCCTATGGGTCAGGCAGAAAATGCTTTGGTAGATCTTTTCCAAACCAAGGCCTGAAGCTGTCCAATATTTAAGATGATTAACATCATAACAGCCAATATTTGCCTAGCCCTACTCCTTGTGAAGATATTTTGGTTGATGTTTTCTGACCGAtcttaataattcataaaataaataccTATCTCAGTTCCCCAAGGCTGCAAACCAAAAGGTTCTATTCATTATACTGTTAGCaatttggcaaaaacatttaacacatgctgtgaccttgaccttctCAATATTTGAGGGGAAAAtaccaaattaaaaacaaaaaatcaatgtTGCATTTCCTGCcccaaattgaattaaaaatgcaaagttATCAAAGTGCaattgcaaataaaatgaactCAGAGTTACTAGGAGTTACTCGCACGCCCAAGCGTCCGGCGTGAACTAGAGGAACattacaatgtttttaaagtcaccataaactcctcaggaaagtgtttactgacattataaatcaagtatgAAGTGTAGACTCctgtagaaactgacttctttttgtaacTAGTGGAGTCGGCCTCTGCTGGTGgttccagagaatgcaggcttcgGGCATtcccgcattggcttcattttccggacacAGAGTCTGCGTCCATTTTAATAGACAGTCTATGGTGATAACGTGATACtgatatagttttgtttttcggACATGGCAGCAGTACGTGGCAGCCTGGGTATCTAACATTGGGAAAGTAGCACAAATGCTCGACAATCAAACAGAACGTGGCAAACAATCCGTCAGAGCTGCTGgcttgtgaaatgaaaataattacacTTCTTTTCAATCACATGTTGAAGAGGTGTTTTTTCAAGTCCAGTTTCTTTCCAGTCCCGCAGCTTCAGGACTGAGGCAGGTGGATAGGATATCTGGCAAAATAGCCAGAGCTCGTATATCTCTAACAATGTTAATGCACAGTTGGAGGCAGTTAAGAAACTCATGCATTTTAACAGAGGCCCCATTGGGCCCCGCTGCAGCGCCACTGTTTGCTGAGTCAATCAATGATCCGCCCACTATAGTGCTCAGCATATATGCGTCTCTTAGGTTGTGCAGTAGAAAATTCAACACTTTGACTGGAAGACACCATCTCTTGTATTGGAATGAATAATAGCCCAGCCAGATTTCATAAAGCAATCGGTATGGGATGATTAAAAGGTAAGTGGAATAAACACTTATGTAAATGAGCTGTAGGTTTAGCATTTTCCTTGATATTAAATTGTATATAGCTGCGCCCGTCCTGATTTTGCTGACCAATATTTTGTATGTACAatgtcatgctgtgtgtgtgtgtgtgtgtgtgtgtgtgtgtgtgtgtgtgtgtgtgtgtgtgtgtgtgtgtgtgtgtgtgtgtgtgtgtgtgtgtgtgtgtgtgtgtgtgtgtgtgtgtgtgtgtgtgtgtgtgtgtgtgtgtgtgacaaatgcaacattaaatatgatcaaaaaggatttaaaaatatattcctaAAGAAGAATACAAGAATAAATACTACATTAAATGTAGAGCTCTTTGTTttgattcatgcattttttCATTACTGGACCTGTGGCTCTACAACAACTAAGGCGAGAACAAGAAACTTAAAAGATCTACACCCTTAAATGCTAAAATACTTTGATAGGGATTGGCATTGAAATGAGTAGTGACTCACAGACAACACAACAGCCAAGTgcatatctttgtgtttgttaagATGCCAACTGTTGATACTCCAACCACTCACCTCATGTCTGGGTTCAGTAAATCAAGTTAACCAGCTCTCATGTGATAATGGTGTCTTTTTAATTACATGCCTGCAGTTGCTTTGGCTGTGGAAACATGCAAGGAAATCCTGGTTTCGGACGGTGAGAGGCATCGGAGTTGGTTGGTAAGTTCCCTTTCTCCAGtcgatttttttaacagaatgaATGAGCCCGATCAGGGCGAGCGTTTCATTCTCACATTTATTCGTGGTAGGAAATATGTGGAGAGGCAAAGTAGTACAAGTAATCCTCTTTGGTGGACTGTAGGGGACACTGAGCCACTGAGACAGCGGGGGAAGTCAATGTTTAACACGGCTACTGATTCCAGTTGTATTGACCAAGCACCGAAAAAgcaggaccaaaaaaaaacaaaacctaggACATGAGGTTTGGAAAGAACATCCTGAAGTTGGCAGAATCAACATTAGAGTTGCTTTAGCTACTCATTCAACAGGGCACATGAGGACACATGACTTATACACTGGAGTTGACAGTGTTGCATGGATGGATTATGATAAAATGGACCCCACTGCTCCTCCTGTATTGGACATTTTGTGCCCCTTTGTAAAATAAGATAAGCTAAAATGTATTGTCTGGAAGAAAATTTGTCACGCCAAGTAAAGCTGCACATAAACAACGTACATAGTGACAGGACCAAACAACACAACGATGAACACAATGACATTGTGGTGGTTTTTTGCGTCTCATCAGAGTTGCTGAGATTGTTTTGCGTCTCTTTCTGctaattttgtatttgtattaacTGAGCTCTGAGACTTTCAAACAAGAAACAGTCTGGTTTTTCAAAAGCTCATTTGATAATCCATGCATGGCTGTATGATATGACAATCAAATAGACTGTGCATATTTAATGCTGCACAGAATAGATATTAATAAAGTAGCTAGTCTAGCTGTGCACATTTGAACAGAGAGGCCGAGCGTATGGCTCGCATTGGCGTAATGAGTTCTGGAAGAGAAAGTGGACACGGATAGCTCAAGATTTGTGCTTGATAAAAATATGGCACACGAGACTGTATAGTGAAAAAACTGGTTCAAAATGCGcgattgaaattgaaatataattataaaaaaagaaacatttttggcATCTTGACTGCCTTCAGTGGTTTGGCGCTCTCTACTTGTGGATTCTTTTCCCACCGCGAGCTCTATCCACACCCCGGGAAACCCAATACCTCCGTTATCTGCACTGCGGGGCGAAGGAAAGACGTCCCGGAGGGGGTGTTCAGCTTCTATTGCCAGAGTTTCATTACTTGGCCATATCTGTTTCCCCAGGGCAGGCACGTCCTGACCcaaatgtttccatgtttccCATTTTACTGAGAGTTGCCCAACCCCCCGCCGGGGGGGCCAGTCAAACTTAAGCCATGTCACGTTCTTGGCCCGTGTGCGTACTGTAGCTGCTCGTTCGAGCAGTTTCACACGGCAGAGAGGAATGGCTCGTGTGTTTGTAATATAGATAGCTGCCAGGCAGTAGTCATTATTTTTTGTGGACGCGAGGGAGAATAAAGCATGCCATTGATCGAAAAGAACGATGCCCGAGGAGAGGGGATTTTTTAAAGGGACTGAAGGCAAGCTCTTTTGCTGCATGCTTTTCATGTAACGAGCTATAGTGTGCCTGCATTCGCTTCTCTGGTACCTGCAAGTTGCTCTCCTTGATGCATGTTGTCACTATATTTTAGAGGAAGTGGGAATCCAACGCGTTCTTGTTCACTCCAGTAGGGTATGCGTGTTTCCTCGACAACTGgtgttgcagcagtctgctctGTTATTGCCCTGATCCATAACaacgtcggggggggggggggggggcttcctcATGCTAACACATGGTCAAGGAATGCAGCACAACAATGGAGCATAGATAGGCTGGATGGGCCCTCTTGTTTTTatgatagagaaaaaaaaatacattttctaccAACAGCCTGGCAACTTGGCCTCATCGGTGACATGCGGAACTTATGCCATTCAAGGTAAGTGGCAGgatttatttaaacattcactCAGGTTTATACACTTTGATCCTTGACCCAACTGTTGTCCCAATGTCCGACAGTGATTGTCGCTCTCTCTGTGGACATTGGTTTACGTCCATTAACCCGTCAGACAGTTGATCCCATCACTATCTCTTTTATATGCTGCCGTTGCAGCAGTAAAGGGGAGAAGGTACATGTACCTCACTTCACttttgtgagaaaataaaactcaagGGAGGAGCATGGAAGTTAATGATTTGTCAGTGTTGCATAATCGCCATGAAGTCTGTTGGATCAGTATTCCTGTAAGCATTGGACGAGCACAAGTGAGTATCCACAATAATACCTGCTACTCAGtctggtagaaaaaaaaagaaaagaagcttttGTACCAAACTAATTTCTTGATTTTTGAAAGTGTGCTGACACTTCCTCTTCTATAGACTTGCTGTAATGTCAGTACACAtatggtgtgtttgtttcagtttcagtgcTATGTTGGTCTGTTGTAATGTAAAAGCTCCGGTTATAGATTTTatcaaacagtttgaatcataTTGTTGTGTTAAATAGGGGAGCAGAGTGGTGAATTAACTTTCAATAGGATTGCATTCATTAGAATTATGAAAT is a window from the Scophthalmus maximus strain ysfricsl-2021 chromosome 6, ASM2237912v1, whole genome shotgun sequence genome containing:
- the wdr1 gene encoding WD repeat-containing protein 1, whose product is MPYAPKHVFASLPQMERGVAKVIGGDPKGNNFLYTNGKCVIIRNIENPAIADIYTEHAHQVTVAKYAPSGFYIASGDASGKIRIWDTTQKEHLLKYEYQPISGKVKDIAWTEDSKRLAVVGDGREKYGAVFLWDTGSSVGEVSGHCKLINSVDIKQTRPYRLATASDDTVVSFFEGPPFKFKFTIRNHSQFVNCVRFSPNGNHFVTAGADGQIFIFDGKSGEHVGSLGEEKAHKGGIYAVSWSPDSSQLISASGDKTVKLWDVGAGTAVTTFNMGSDVLDQQLGCLWQKDHLLSISLSGNINYLDKNNPDRPIRTVKGHSKSIQCLTVHKHDGRSYIYSGSHDGHINYWDAETGENDCFSGKGHSNLVSKMVPNEADELVTCSMDDTLRYTSINKKEYSASDVVKMDFQPRSVSVASGGLSLAVCIGQIVLLKDKKKVFTLDNLDYEAEVGVIHPGGTTAAVGGKDGTIRLYSIQGNTLKDESKTIKVSGQIMDMAYSNDGAHLAVIDEKKVATAFSVADDYSVKNEFYGHHAKPVTLAWSPDNEHFATGGMDMMVYVWTVADADKRIKIPDTHRLHHVSGLAWIDENTLVTSSHDASVKQWTIIY